A window of the Cellvibrio sp. pealriver genome harbors these coding sequences:
- a CDS encoding FAD-dependent oxidoreductase, whose protein sequence is MMTRLNNDFQFLDVGRQDPAKKDIETRRRNFVEIYQPFAKEEVEGQAHRCLECGNPYCEWKCPVHNFIPNWLKLISEGNIFEAAELSHQTNSLPEVCGRVCPQDRLCEGACTLNDGFGAVTIGNAEKYITDTAFAMGWKPDMSKVVWTDKKVAIIGAGPAGIGCADILVRNGVKPVVFDKYPEIGGLLTFGIPEFKLEKSVMSRRREIFTEMGVEFRLSTEVGKDITMEELLRDYDAVFMGMGTYNYMKGGFPGEDLPGVYDALPFLISNVNRNLGFEKDPADFISVKGKRVVVLGGGDTAMDCNRTSIRQGASTVTCAYRRDEENMPGSKREVANAKEEGVQFLYNRQPVEVVGNGKVEGVKVVTTKMGEPDAKGRRSPVVIPGSEEILPADVVLIAFGFRPSPQPWFDTNGVKTNDWGGVIAPEHQQFKFQTTNPKVFAGGDMVRGSDLVVTAIWEGREAAQGILDYLQV, encoded by the coding sequence ATCATGACTCGTTTAAATAATGACTTTCAGTTTCTCGATGTGGGTCGCCAAGATCCCGCCAAGAAAGATATCGAAACCCGCAGACGTAATTTTGTGGAGATCTACCAGCCTTTCGCCAAAGAAGAGGTGGAAGGGCAAGCACACCGTTGCCTTGAGTGTGGTAACCCTTATTGCGAATGGAAATGCCCGGTGCACAACTTCATTCCTAACTGGTTGAAGCTGATTTCCGAAGGCAATATTTTTGAAGCTGCCGAGCTCAGTCACCAAACCAACTCTTTGCCAGAAGTGTGCGGCCGTGTATGCCCGCAAGATCGCTTGTGTGAAGGCGCTTGTACGCTGAATGACGGCTTCGGTGCGGTAACTATCGGTAATGCTGAGAAATACATTACTGACACTGCTTTTGCGATGGGCTGGAAACCGGACATGTCCAAAGTCGTTTGGACTGACAAAAAAGTCGCCATTATTGGCGCTGGCCCAGCGGGTATCGGTTGTGCGGATATTCTGGTGCGTAATGGCGTTAAGCCAGTGGTATTCGATAAGTATCCCGAAATTGGTGGTCTGCTTACGTTCGGCATCCCTGAGTTCAAGTTGGAAAAATCGGTGATGTCACGTCGCCGTGAAATTTTCACCGAAATGGGTGTGGAATTCCGCTTGAGCACTGAAGTGGGTAAAGACATTACTATGGAAGAATTACTGCGCGACTACGATGCAGTATTCATGGGAATGGGTACCTACAATTACATGAAAGGCGGCTTCCCTGGCGAAGACTTGCCTGGTGTGTACGATGCTCTGCCATTCCTGATTTCCAATGTGAATCGCAATCTTGGCTTTGAGAAAGATCCTGCAGATTTCATCAGTGTAAAAGGCAAGCGCGTTGTTGTTCTTGGCGGTGGTGATACCGCGATGGACTGTAACCGTACCTCAATCCGTCAAGGTGCCAGCACGGTAACCTGTGCTTATCGCCGCGATGAAGAAAATATGCCCGGCTCCAAACGCGAAGTGGCCAACGCCAAAGAAGAAGGTGTTCAATTCCTTTACAACCGTCAACCAGTTGAAGTTGTGGGCAACGGTAAAGTTGAAGGTGTGAAAGTGGTCACCACCAAGATGGGCGAGCCAGATGCCAAAGGTCGTCGTAGCCCTGTAGTCATTCCCGGTTCTGAGGAAATTCTGCCTGCGGATGTTGTATTGATCGCTTTCGGTTTCCGCCCTAGCCCGCAGCCTTGGTTTGATACCAACGGTGTGAAAACTAACGACTGGGGCGGTGTAATTGCGCCTGAGCATCAGCAGTTTAAATTCCAGACTACCAACCCGAAAGTGTTCGCGGGCGGTGATATGGTGCGCGGTTCTGATCTGGTGGTCACTGCCATCTGGGAAGGTCGTGAAGCTGCCCAAGGTATCCTGGATTATCTGCAAGTCTAA
- the hemE gene encoding uroporphyrinogen decarboxylase — protein MTELKNDRFLRALLKQPVDVTPVWMMRQAGRYLPEYRASRQRAGDFMGLCTNPEMACEVTLQPLDRYPGLDAAILFSDILTIPDAMGLGLYFETGEGPKFHKAVRTEADVDALKVINPEQDLPYVVNAVKTIRRELNGRVPLIGFSGSPWTLATYMIEGGSSRDFRRAKEMLYNQPQVMHRLLDVLADSVTVYLNAQIKAGAQAVQIFDTWGGALSHAAYQEFSLKYMQKIVSGLIRENEGRQVPVILFTKGGGQWLEFMAATGATALGLDWTTDIAQARARVGNQVALQGNMDPTILYASPERIRAEVGSILAAYGSGSGHVFNLGHGITPEVDPAHAGAFIDAVHDLSAGFHR, from the coding sequence ATGACAGAGCTCAAGAATGATCGCTTTCTGCGTGCACTACTCAAGCAGCCAGTGGATGTGACTCCGGTATGGATGATGCGCCAAGCCGGGCGCTATCTGCCTGAGTATCGTGCCAGCCGTCAGCGCGCGGGCGATTTTATGGGGCTCTGCACCAACCCCGAGATGGCGTGCGAGGTAACTTTGCAGCCCTTGGATCGCTACCCCGGGCTTGATGCAGCCATTCTTTTCTCTGACATTCTTACCATCCCCGATGCCATGGGCTTGGGGTTGTATTTTGAAACTGGCGAAGGCCCGAAATTTCACAAGGCGGTACGCACCGAGGCGGATGTCGATGCACTCAAGGTTATCAATCCCGAGCAGGATTTGCCCTACGTCGTCAATGCTGTCAAAACTATTCGTCGTGAACTGAATGGCCGCGTGCCATTGATCGGTTTTTCCGGCAGCCCTTGGACCTTGGCTACTTATATGATCGAAGGTGGTTCCAGCCGCGATTTTCGTCGCGCCAAAGAGATGCTCTACAATCAGCCGCAAGTGATGCATCGTTTACTGGATGTATTGGCTGACTCTGTCACTGTTTATCTGAATGCCCAGATTAAAGCGGGCGCACAAGCGGTACAGATTTTTGATACTTGGGGTGGTGCGTTATCCCATGCTGCCTACCAAGAGTTCTCGCTTAAGTACATGCAGAAAATCGTCTCTGGTTTGATTCGCGAAAATGAAGGTCGTCAGGTACCTGTGATCCTGTTCACCAAAGGGGGCGGGCAGTGGTTGGAGTTTATGGCAGCGACAGGGGCAACTGCATTGGGGCTTGATTGGACTACCGACATCGCCCAAGCTCGTGCCCGTGTGGGTAATCAAGTGGCGCTGCAGGGCAATATGGATCCCACTATTTTGTATGCGTCACCTGAACGTATCCGCGCTGAAGTGGGTAGTATTCTTGCTGCTTATGGCAGTGGCTCGGGACATGTATTCAATTTGGGGCATGGTATTACGCCCGAGGTTGATCCGGCGCATGCCGGGGCATTTATTGATGCAGTGCATGATTTATCAGCCGGTTTTCATCGCTAG
- the gltB gene encoding glutamate synthase large subunit, which yields MTTGLYQIDEFKDNCGFGLIAHLKGKTSHRLLKTAIEALTCMTHRGGINADGKTGDGCGLLIQKPDSFLRAVAKEACGAELTAIYGVGSIMLSRDASVAESQRAILSEELAKQGLVVAGWREVPTDPECLGPIALKSLPAFNHVFVNNTDLPIEQVNAKLFVARRKAEIRLAGDKSFYVASLSTSILSYKGLMMPVDLPRFFSDLADERLETAICVFHQRFSTNTMPVWPLAQPFRMLAHNGEINTIVGNRNWSVARTPKFITPLLPELQELKPLVNRTGSDSSSLDNMLEILSLGGMELHRAIRMLVPPAWQNVENMDPDLRAFYEYNSMHIEPWDGPAGLVITDGRYAVCTLDRNGLRPSRWVITKDDMITVASEVGVYAYDPADVVAKGRLGPGQIMSIDTLTGTLHNTQDIDNQLKSSKPYKQWLKERALRIESTLNTDAKENGLEGIELKANMKMFQVSFEERDQLLRPLAEGGQEAVGSMGDDTPMAVLSRQQRSLYDYFRQQFAQVTNPPIDPLREAIVMSLETCLGRELSVYEEHADHADRVILSSPVLSPEKFRGLMALKRPGYEQQKFSLYYNPETTNLKTALGKLCDDVAAAVKSGKVLIVLSDAGFSKGQLPIHALLAVGAVHQHLTNVGLRCESNLIVETATARDPHQVAALIAYGATAVYPYLSYHVLNDLIETGELLSDVDSAYKNYRKGIDKGLLKILSKMGISTITSYRGAQLFEAIGLSEEVINTCFESTPSRIGGARFEDLEADQKIIAQTAWLERKPIVQGGLLKYVHGSEYHAYNPDVVQTLQKAVQSGNYALWRNYADIVNKRPVAMLRDLLAIREDVCTPVPLSEVEPIESVIKRFDSAGMSLGALSPEAHEALAEAMNRLGGRSNSGEGGEDPARYGTIKTSKIKQVASGRFGVTPAYLVNAEVLQIKVAQGAKPGEGGQLPGGKVNALIARLRHSVPGVTLISPPPHHDIYSIEDLAQLIYDLKQVNPDALVSVKLVSRPGVGTIAAGVAKAYADLITISGYDGGTAASPLTSIKYAGSPWELGLSETHQTLRANDLRDKVRVQTDGGLKTGLDVVKAAMLGAESFGFGTGPMVALGCKYLRICHLNNCATGVATQQDKLRQDHYIGTVEMAMNFFKFVAEETREWMARLGVRTLGELVGRVDLLKILEGETTKQQQLDLKPIIHTDDYLATKPQLCAVSKNEPFDKGETAEAMVKVLLPAIEAKTGGEFEFHITNCDRSIGARISGEIAKRYGNLGMNDKPIKLKLTGIAGQSFGVWNAGGLEMYLEGDANDYVGKGMAGGKLVIRPPRTSEFKSNKTSIMGNTCLYGATGGKLFAAGTAGERCGVRNSGAHVVVEGAGDHCCEYMTGGVVTVLGQTGVNFGAGMTGGFAYVLDEANDFVDRYNHELVDIHRINTEAVEAHRHHLRTVIEEFVQETESAWGQHLLDNFDDYIGKFWLVKPKAAAIGGLLNSFRKRGE from the coding sequence ATGACCACTGGCCTCTACCAGATAGACGAGTTTAAAGATAACTGCGGTTTTGGTTTGATTGCCCATTTAAAGGGCAAAACCAGCCATCGTCTGCTCAAAACAGCAATCGAAGCCCTGACGTGCATGACCCACCGTGGTGGTATCAATGCAGACGGTAAAACCGGTGACGGTTGTGGTTTGTTAATCCAGAAGCCGGACAGTTTCTTGCGCGCAGTGGCAAAAGAAGCCTGTGGTGCAGAGCTGACCGCGATTTATGGTGTAGGCTCGATTATGCTCAGCCGTGATGCGTCGGTTGCTGAGTCTCAACGCGCAATTTTGTCTGAAGAGTTGGCCAAACAGGGCTTGGTGGTTGCTGGTTGGCGCGAAGTGCCAACCGATCCTGAGTGCTTGGGGCCTATTGCCCTGAAATCGCTGCCAGCCTTCAATCACGTATTTGTGAACAATACTGACCTGCCAATTGAGCAGGTTAATGCCAAATTATTTGTCGCACGCCGCAAAGCGGAAATCCGTTTGGCGGGTGATAAGAGTTTCTATGTTGCGAGTTTGAGCACCAGCATTCTCTCCTATAAAGGGTTGATGATGCCGGTAGATTTGCCGCGCTTCTTCTCTGATCTGGCCGACGAACGCCTGGAAACGGCTATCTGTGTTTTCCACCAGCGTTTCTCTACCAATACCATGCCGGTATGGCCGTTAGCGCAACCGTTCCGTATGTTGGCGCACAATGGTGAGATCAACACTATCGTCGGCAACCGCAACTGGTCGGTTGCGCGTACCCCAAAATTTATCACGCCATTGTTGCCTGAGTTGCAAGAGCTCAAGCCGCTGGTTAACCGTACCGGTTCAGACTCATCCAGCCTCGATAACATGCTGGAAATCCTGTCTTTGGGTGGCATGGAATTGCACCGCGCTATCCGTATGCTGGTTCCGCCTGCATGGCAGAACGTGGAGAATATGGATCCAGACTTGCGTGCGTTCTACGAATACAACTCTATGCACATCGAGCCTTGGGATGGTCCCGCTGGCTTGGTAATTACCGATGGTCGCTACGCGGTTTGTACTCTTGATCGCAATGGTCTGCGTCCATCGCGTTGGGTAATCACCAAAGACGATATGATCACCGTGGCTTCGGAAGTGGGTGTGTACGCCTATGATCCGGCTGACGTGGTGGCTAAAGGCCGTCTTGGCCCAGGCCAGATCATGTCGATCGATACCCTGACTGGTACTTTGCACAACACCCAGGACATCGACAATCAACTCAAGTCGAGCAAGCCCTACAAGCAATGGCTGAAAGAGCGCGCATTGCGCATTGAATCGACCCTGAATACCGATGCCAAAGAAAACGGTTTGGAAGGTATTGAGCTGAAAGCCAACATGAAAATGTTCCAGGTCAGCTTTGAGGAGCGCGACCAGTTGTTGCGCCCATTGGCTGAGGGTGGTCAGGAGGCAGTTGGCTCCATGGGTGATGATACGCCCATGGCCGTGCTTTCCCGTCAGCAGCGTTCGCTGTACGACTATTTCCGCCAGCAGTTTGCGCAGGTAACCAACCCGCCAATCGACCCATTACGTGAAGCGATTGTGATGTCGTTGGAGACGTGCCTCGGTCGTGAGTTATCTGTCTATGAAGAGCACGCAGATCACGCAGATCGCGTCATTCTCAGCTCGCCTGTGCTGTCACCGGAGAAGTTCCGCGGGCTGATGGCGCTGAAGCGCCCGGGTTACGAGCAGCAAAAGTTCTCGCTCTACTACAACCCTGAAACCACCAACCTGAAAACGGCATTGGGCAAACTGTGCGATGACGTAGCCGCTGCAGTGAAGTCTGGCAAGGTGTTGATCGTGTTGAGTGATGCCGGTTTCAGCAAAGGCCAATTACCGATCCATGCCCTGCTGGCAGTGGGTGCTGTGCATCAGCATCTCACTAATGTTGGTTTGCGCTGTGAATCCAACCTGATTGTTGAAACCGCTACTGCGCGCGATCCACATCAGGTAGCGGCGCTGATCGCCTATGGTGCTACCGCTGTTTATCCATACCTCAGCTACCACGTTCTCAACGATTTGATTGAGACTGGCGAGTTGTTGAGCGATGTGGATTCTGCTTACAAGAATTACCGCAAGGGTATCGACAAGGGCTTACTGAAAATCTTGTCGAAAATGGGTATCTCTACCATTACTTCTTATCGTGGCGCACAGTTGTTTGAAGCAATTGGCTTGTCCGAAGAAGTGATCAATACCTGCTTTGAAAGTACCCCAAGCCGTATAGGTGGCGCGCGTTTTGAAGATCTGGAAGCGGATCAGAAAATTATTGCCCAAACCGCATGGTTGGAGCGTAAGCCTATTGTCCAAGGCGGTTTGCTCAAATATGTGCATGGTTCTGAATACCACGCATACAACCCTGATGTAGTGCAAACCCTTCAAAAAGCTGTACAGAGCGGCAACTACGCCTTGTGGCGCAACTATGCCGATATTGTGAACAAGCGTCCGGTCGCTATGCTGCGTGACTTGTTGGCGATTCGCGAAGATGTTTGTACGCCTGTGCCTTTGTCAGAAGTTGAGCCTATCGAAAGTGTGATCAAACGTTTCGATTCAGCAGGTATGTCACTGGGTGCTTTGTCACCCGAAGCGCACGAAGCTTTGGCTGAAGCCATGAACCGTTTGGGCGGTCGTTCCAACTCCGGTGAAGGTGGTGAAGATCCGGCGCGTTACGGCACCATCAAAACCTCCAAGATCAAACAAGTGGCTTCTGGCCGCTTTGGTGTGACACCAGCGTATCTGGTGAATGCCGAAGTGCTGCAAATTAAAGTCGCACAGGGTGCAAAACCCGGTGAAGGTGGCCAGTTGCCCGGTGGTAAAGTGAATGCGTTGATCGCGCGTCTGCGTCACTCGGTTCCCGGTGTGACCCTGATCTCGCCACCACCGCATCATGACATCTACTCAATTGAAGACTTGGCGCAGCTGATTTATGACTTGAAGCAAGTCAACCCTGATGCGTTGGTCTCGGTGAAACTGGTATCTCGCCCAGGCGTAGGTACTATCGCTGCCGGTGTAGCCAAGGCTTATGCGGATTTGATCACCATCTCCGGTTATGACGGCGGTACGGCGGCGAGTCCGTTGACCTCCATCAAATATGCCGGTTCGCCATGGGAGTTGGGTCTGTCCGAGACTCACCAAACCCTGCGTGCCAACGACCTGCGCGATAAAGTTCGCGTACAAACCGATGGTGGTTTGAAAACCGGTCTTGACGTTGTAAAAGCAGCAATGCTCGGTGCGGAAAGCTTCGGCTTTGGTACTGGCCCGATGGTAGCTCTCGGTTGTAAATACCTGCGTATTTGCCATTTGAACAACTGCGCGACCGGTGTTGCTACCCAACAAGATAAACTGCGTCAGGATCATTACATCGGCACCGTTGAAATGGCGATGAACTTCTTTAAGTTTGTGGCCGAGGAAACTCGTGAGTGGATGGCGCGTTTGGGCGTGCGTACTTTAGGTGAATTGGTTGGGCGTGTTGACTTGCTCAAGATCCTGGAAGGTGAAACCACCAAGCAACAGCAGCTGGATTTAAAGCCAATTATCCATACGGATGATTATTTGGCGACCAAGCCACAGCTTTGTGCAGTAAGCAAAAACGAGCCGTTCGATAAAGGCGAAACCGCCGAAGCAATGGTTAAAGTGCTGCTACCGGCTATTGAAGCGAAAACGGGCGGTGAGTTTGAATTCCATATCACCAACTGCGATCGCTCAATTGGCGCTCGCATCAGTGGTGAAATCGCCAAGCGCTACGGCAACCTGGGCATGAACGACAAACCAATCAAACTGAAACTCACCGGTATTGCTGGTCAGAGCTTTGGTGTGTGGAATGCCGGCGGTCTTGAAATGTATCTGGAAGGCGATGCCAACGACTACGTCGGTAAAGGCATGGCGGGTGGTAAGCTGGTGATTCGTCCACCGCGCACATCGGAATTCAAGTCCAACAAAACCAGTATTATGGGTAACACCTGTTTGTATGGTGCGACTGGCGGTAAATTGTTTGCAGCGGGTACTGCAGGTGAGCGTTGTGGTGTGCGTAACTCCGGCGCGCATGTGGTTGTTGAAGGTGCGGGCGATCACTGCTGTGAGTATATGACCGGCGGCGTGGTGACAGTATTGGGTCAAACCGGCGTCAACTTCGGTGCAGGTATGACCGGCGGTTTTGCTTACGTGCTCGATGAAGCGAATGACTTTGTGGATCGCTACAACCATGAGTTGGTTGATATTCACCGTATCAATACCGAAGCAGTTGAGGCGCATCGCCACCATTTGCGTACGGTGATTGAAGAATTTGTGCAAGAGACCGAAAGTGCATGGGGTCAACACTTGCTGGATAACTTCGATGATTACATCGGCAAGTTCTGGTTGGTCAAACCCAAGGCGGCAGCTATCGGCGGCCTGTTAAACAGCTTCCGCAAGCGCGGCGAATAA